The Pelmatolapia mariae isolate MD_Pm_ZW linkage group LG10_11, Pm_UMD_F_2, whole genome shotgun sequence genome includes a region encoding these proteins:
- the leng1 gene encoding leukocyte receptor cluster member 1 produces MNILPKKSWHVRNKDNVARVRRDEAQAAEEEREAKRRVERAEQEARTEYLRRKARAALQSTGGSRDDGDEEQGGGSGALEHLNLFPLEESSEKKGNEEYLREKKEEKEKQERAIGLLVSLGPQPGSEVTPWYLKSSKDKEESKEKEKRKGISEEEREKKDRRLKDSLDPLKDMKKALGEKDRKEHKSKKKEKRDKGEKRSSGESSIERLRAERLQREAEERRRAQALLEQRSGKGKEPGREVSERERPYNSAYFPELARKRQRRDRESWRDEILKS; encoded by the exons ATGAACATCCTTCCGAAGAAGAGCTGGCATGTCCGCAACAAAGACAACGTCGCTCGAGTGCGGAGGGACGAGGCCCAGGCAGCAGAGGAGGAGCGCGAGGCCAAGCGTCGCGTGGAGCGCGCGGAGCAAGAG GCACGTACAGAGTATCTGAGAAGGAAAGCCCGAGCTGCTCTTCAGTCaacaggaggaagcagagatgacGGTGATGAGGAACAGGGTGGAggaagtggagctctggagcatcTCAATCTTTTCCCCCTGGAGGAGTCCTCGGAGAAGAAGGGGAATGAGGAGTATCTcagggaaaagaaagaagaaaag GAGAAGCAGGAAAGAGCCATTGGCTTACTGGTGTCATTGGGACCCCAGCCGGGGTCTGAGGTCACGCCGTGGTATCTGAAAAgcagcaaagacaaagaggagagcaaagaaaaagaaaagagaaaagggataagtgaagaggagagagagaagaaggatCGTAGACTGAAGGATAGTTTGGATCCTTTGAAAGATATGAAGAAAGCTCTcggagagaaagacagaaaggagcacaagagcaagaaaaaggaaaaaagagacaaaggGGAAAAGAGGAGCAGCGGAGAGAG CTCGATAGAAAGGTTACGTGCTGAGCGTTTACAGAGGGAGGCTGAGGAAAGGAGGAGAGCCCAGGCACTTCTGGAGCAGAGGAGTGGCAAAGGAAAGGAGCCTGGGAGGGAAGTGAGCGAGAGGGAGAGGCCTTACAACAGCGCATACTTCCCAGAACTAGCCCGAAAGCGACAAAGGCGGGACCGGGAGAGCTGGAGAGATGAGATTTTAAAATCCTGA